One Plutella xylostella chromosome 31, ilPluXylo3.1, whole genome shotgun sequence genomic region harbors:
- the LOC119692884 gene encoding uncharacterized protein LOC119692884 isoform X2, with amino-acid sequence MSRTSHSQFAQIVDFMERNGDLSTPGNTALGRFTAATKWEELTDILNSDGSGMPKKVDKWKKVWSDYKNNTKKKAKRIQRATCCPEGGPKHVAPLTDLEKRVLVLTHNELLQVNIEETPNLSLVMQCCITLIQSHGSVVERVIDDPAFQKILTLTSLTAEERGRVTSEGVRGMMEGEEEDCEETDTSEVQEHANETETQDPTAIKDEIGVIHWQCSCDEISGRHDDACAAAAVDYLQHYRISLDEATCAICDETFTWKSVATLREHLQRKHPDVTVIGDHDDAEIPNAPPSPPNIVLTKVDPLGEIPPANKKRKFDPAADNEPIITQHDVSSLDRFKGIDHPQELKSLDQFGLYVASLLKLLPRKRCIKYQNQIVDRLLKDLAAAA; translated from the exons atgtCCCGCACATCACACTCACAATTCGCACAAATTGTAGATTTTATGgaaag GAATGGGGACTTAAGCACGCCTGGCAATACCGCGCTCGGCCGGTTCACCGCTGCTACCAAGTGGGAAGAGCTCACAGACATCCTCAACTCAGACGGCAGCGGCATGCCCAAGAAAGTGGACAAGTGGaaaaag GTGTGGAGTGACTATAAAAACAACACAAAGAAGAAGGCTAAACGGATCCAGCGCGCTACCTGTTGTCCAGAAGGCGGTCCAAAGCATGTTGCACCACTGACGGACCTGGAGAAGCGAGTGTTGGTCCTGACCCACAATGAGCTTCTACAAGTTAATATTGAGGAA ACACCCAACCTATCACTAGTGATGCAATGCTGCATAACACTGATCCAGTCTCACGGTTCTGTAGTGGAGCGAGTTATAGATGACCCAGCCTTCCAGAAGATATTGACACTCACTTCGCTCACAGCAGAGGAGCGGGGGCGAGTCACCTCCGAGGGAGTCAGGGGTATGATGGAAGGGGAGGAAGAGGACTGTGAAGAGACG GATACAAGCGAAGTGCAGGAACATGCAAATGAGACTGAAACTCAAGATCCTA CTGCAATAAAGGACGAGATCGGCGTCATTCACTGGCAGTGTTCGTGCGACGAGATCTCGGGCCGCCACGACGACgcgtgcgccgccgccgccgtcgacTATCTCCAACACTATCGG ATATCATTGGACGAGGCGACGTGTGCAATATGCGACGAAACATTCACTTGGAAGTCTGTGGCCACACTCAGGGAACATCTGCAGAGAAAACACCCTGATGTTACTGTCATAGGAGACCAT GATGATGCTGAAATACCGAATGCTCCGCCATCACCGCCCAACATTGTACTAACAAAGGTCGACCCATTGGGCGAAATCCCGCCAGCCAATAAGAAACGCAAATTCGATCCCGCCGCAGACAATGAACCAATCATAACACAGCATGACGTTTCCTCATTGGACAGATTCAAGGGCATAGACCATCCTCAAGAGTTGAAAAGTCTCGACCAATTCGGCCTCTACGTGGCCTCGTTGCTGAAACTGCTGCCCAGGAAGAGGTGCATCAAGTATCAGAACCAGATAGTGGACAGGCTGTTGAAGGACCTGGCGGCCGCCGCCTAG
- the LOC125488488 gene encoding uncharacterized protein LOC125488488 isoform X1: MNMSERSLHPSPAQLNALIDFLERQPHLAKGIAKTQHAREKNRRQWDDLSLTLNSMGGTYKSPKQWTKYWSDKKSAVKKKAAVRAAARRNTGGGPEVDVIELSEAEERIVVLCGGETFGTGNAHSGIHLFPTPNLSLVMQCCMTLIQSHGSVVERVIDDPAFQKILTLTPLTAEERGRVTSEGVRGMMEEEEEDCGELDTSEVQEQANETEIEVPIPAANIKDETGVIHWQCSCDEISGRHDDACAAAAVDYLQHYRMISAYRATCTICDKTLTWTSVATLRRHLQRQHPEVTVVGDHVSSLNVASFVTTSLYKIIFTLITLKKTYPSTNIN; this comes from the exons ATGAATATGAG tGAACGCTCGTTGCATCCTTCTCCGGCTCAACTAAATGCTTTGATAGACTTCCTCGAGAGACAGCCGCACTTGGCCAAGGGTATCGCGAAGACCCAACATGCCAGAGAGAAAAATAGACGCCAGTGGGATGATTTAAGCTTAACTTTAAACAGTATGGGTGGCACTTATAAATCTCCGAAGCAGTGGACCAAA tattggTCTGACAAAAAAAgtgcagtaaaaaaaaaagctGCTGTACGTGCCGCTGCTAGAAGAAATACTGGTGGTGGACCGGAGGTTGATGTCATTGAGCTGTCAGAGGCCGAGGAAAGGATAGTTGTGTTGTGCGGCGGTGAAACATTTGGCACTGGAAATGCTCATTCAGGCATCCATCTTTTTCCG acacCCAACCTATCACTAGTAATGCAATGCTGCATGACGCTGATCCAGTCTCACGGTTCCGTAGTGGAGCGAGTTATAGACGACCCGGCCTTCCAGAAGATACTGACACTCACTCCGCTCACAGCGGAGGAGCGGGGGCGAGTCACCTCCGAGGGAGTGAGGGGTATGATGGAGGAGGAGGAAGAGGATTGCGGAGAGTTG GATACAAGCGAAGTGCAGGAACAGGCAAATGAGACTGAAATAGAAGTACCAA TTCCAGC TGCGAATA TAAAAGACGAGACAGGCGTCATTCACTGGCAGTGTTCGTGCGACGAGATCTCGGGCCGCCACGACGACgcgtgcgccgccgccgccgtcgacTATCTCCAACACTATCGG ATGATATCAGCGTACAGGGCGACGTGTACAATATGCGACAAGACGCTGACTTGGACATCTGTGGCCACACTCAGGAGACATCTGCAGAGACAACATCCAGAAGTTACTGTCGTAGGAGATCACGTGAGTTCCTTAAATGTTGCCTCATTTGTAACTACGTCATTGTACAAAATCATTTTTACGCTTATTACATTGAAGAAAACTTATCCTAGtactaatataaattaa
- the LOC125488488 gene encoding uncharacterized protein LOC125488488 isoform X4, which yields MNMSERSLHPSPAQLNALIDFLERQPHLAKGIAKTQHAREKNRRQWDDLSLTLNSMGGTYKSPKQWTKTPNLSLVMQCCMTLIQSHGSVVERVIDDPAFQKILTLTPLTAEERGRVTSEGVRGMMEEEEEDCGELDTSEVQEQANETEIEVPIPAANIKDETGVIHWQCSCDEISGRHDDACAAAAVDYLQHYRMISAYRATCTICDKTLTWTSVATLRRHLQRQHPEVTVVGDHVSSLNVASFVTTSLYKIIFTLITLKKTYPSTNIN from the exons ATGAATATGAG tGAACGCTCGTTGCATCCTTCTCCGGCTCAACTAAATGCTTTGATAGACTTCCTCGAGAGACAGCCGCACTTGGCCAAGGGTATCGCGAAGACCCAACATGCCAGAGAGAAAAATAGACGCCAGTGGGATGATTTAAGCTTAACTTTAAACAGTATGGGTGGCACTTATAAATCTCCGAAGCAGTGGACCAAA acacCCAACCTATCACTAGTAATGCAATGCTGCATGACGCTGATCCAGTCTCACGGTTCCGTAGTGGAGCGAGTTATAGACGACCCGGCCTTCCAGAAGATACTGACACTCACTCCGCTCACAGCGGAGGAGCGGGGGCGAGTCACCTCCGAGGGAGTGAGGGGTATGATGGAGGAGGAGGAAGAGGATTGCGGAGAGTTG GATACAAGCGAAGTGCAGGAACAGGCAAATGAGACTGAAATAGAAGTACCAA TTCCAGC TGCGAATA TAAAAGACGAGACAGGCGTCATTCACTGGCAGTGTTCGTGCGACGAGATCTCGGGCCGCCACGACGACgcgtgcgccgccgccgccgtcgacTATCTCCAACACTATCGG ATGATATCAGCGTACAGGGCGACGTGTACAATATGCGACAAGACGCTGACTTGGACATCTGTGGCCACACTCAGGAGACATCTGCAGAGACAACATCCAGAAGTTACTGTCGTAGGAGATCACGTGAGTTCCTTAAATGTTGCCTCATTTGTAACTACGTCATTGTACAAAATCATTTTTACGCTTATTACATTGAAGAAAACTTATCCTAGtactaatataaattaa
- the LOC125488488 gene encoding uncharacterized protein LOC125488488 isoform X3 translates to MNMSERSLHPSPAQLNALIDFLERQPHLAKGIAKTQHAREKNRRQWDDLSLTLNSMGGTYKSPKQWTKYWSDKKSAVKKKAAVRAAARRNTGGGPEVDVIELSEAEERIVVLCGGETFGTGNAHSGIHLFPTPNLSLVMQCCMTLIQSHGSVVERVIDDPAFQKILTLTPLTAEERGRVTSEGVRGMMEEEEEDCGELDTSEVQEQANETEIEVPMSVKDETGVIHWQCSCDEISGRHDDACAAAAVDYLQHYRMISAYRATCTICDKTLTWTSVATLRRHLQRQHPEVTVVGDHVSSLNVASFVTTSLYKIIFTLITLKKTYPSTNIN, encoded by the exons ATGAATATGAG tGAACGCTCGTTGCATCCTTCTCCGGCTCAACTAAATGCTTTGATAGACTTCCTCGAGAGACAGCCGCACTTGGCCAAGGGTATCGCGAAGACCCAACATGCCAGAGAGAAAAATAGACGCCAGTGGGATGATTTAAGCTTAACTTTAAACAGTATGGGTGGCACTTATAAATCTCCGAAGCAGTGGACCAAA tattggTCTGACAAAAAAAgtgcagtaaaaaaaaaagctGCTGTACGTGCCGCTGCTAGAAGAAATACTGGTGGTGGACCGGAGGTTGATGTCATTGAGCTGTCAGAGGCCGAGGAAAGGATAGTTGTGTTGTGCGGCGGTGAAACATTTGGCACTGGAAATGCTCATTCAGGCATCCATCTTTTTCCG acacCCAACCTATCACTAGTAATGCAATGCTGCATGACGCTGATCCAGTCTCACGGTTCCGTAGTGGAGCGAGTTATAGACGACCCGGCCTTCCAGAAGATACTGACACTCACTCCGCTCACAGCGGAGGAGCGGGGGCGAGTCACCTCCGAGGGAGTGAGGGGTATGATGGAGGAGGAGGAAGAGGATTGCGGAGAGTTG GATACAAGCGAAGTGCAGGAACAGGCAAATGAGACTGAAATAGAAGTAC CGATGTCTGTAAAAGACGAGACAGGCGTCATTCACTGGCAGTGTTCGTGCGACGAGATCTCGGGCCGCCACGACGACgcgtgcgccgccgccgccgtcgacTATCTCCAACACTATCGG ATGATATCAGCGTACAGGGCGACGTGTACAATATGCGACAAGACGCTGACTTGGACATCTGTGGCCACACTCAGGAGACATCTGCAGAGACAACATCCAGAAGTTACTGTCGTAGGAGATCACGTGAGTTCCTTAAATGTTGCCTCATTTGTAACTACGTCATTGTACAAAATCATTTTTACGCTTATTACATTGAAGAAAACTTATCCTAGtactaatataaattaa
- the LOC125488488 gene encoding uncharacterized protein LOC125488488 isoform X2, producing the protein MNMSERSLHPSPAQLNALIDFLERQPHLAKGIAKTQHAREKNRRQWDDLSLTLNSMGGTYKSPKQWTKYWSDKKSAVKKKAAVRAAARRNTGGGPEVDVIELSEAEERIVVLCGGETFGTGNAHSGIHLFPTPNLSLVMQCCMTLIQSHGSVVERVIDDPAFQKILTLTPLTAEERGRVTSEGVRGMMEEEEEDCGELDTSEVQEQANETEIEVPTMSVKDETGVIHWQCSCDEISGRHDDACAAAAVDYLQHYRMISAYRATCTICDKTLTWTSVATLRRHLQRQHPEVTVVGDHVSSLNVASFVTTSLYKIIFTLITLKKTYPSTNIN; encoded by the exons ATGAATATGAG tGAACGCTCGTTGCATCCTTCTCCGGCTCAACTAAATGCTTTGATAGACTTCCTCGAGAGACAGCCGCACTTGGCCAAGGGTATCGCGAAGACCCAACATGCCAGAGAGAAAAATAGACGCCAGTGGGATGATTTAAGCTTAACTTTAAACAGTATGGGTGGCACTTATAAATCTCCGAAGCAGTGGACCAAA tattggTCTGACAAAAAAAgtgcagtaaaaaaaaaagctGCTGTACGTGCCGCTGCTAGAAGAAATACTGGTGGTGGACCGGAGGTTGATGTCATTGAGCTGTCAGAGGCCGAGGAAAGGATAGTTGTGTTGTGCGGCGGTGAAACATTTGGCACTGGAAATGCTCATTCAGGCATCCATCTTTTTCCG acacCCAACCTATCACTAGTAATGCAATGCTGCATGACGCTGATCCAGTCTCACGGTTCCGTAGTGGAGCGAGTTATAGACGACCCGGCCTTCCAGAAGATACTGACACTCACTCCGCTCACAGCGGAGGAGCGGGGGCGAGTCACCTCCGAGGGAGTGAGGGGTATGATGGAGGAGGAGGAAGAGGATTGCGGAGAGTTG GATACAAGCGAAGTGCAGGAACAGGCAAATGAGACTGAAATAGAAGTACCAA CGATGTCTGTAAAAGACGAGACAGGCGTCATTCACTGGCAGTGTTCGTGCGACGAGATCTCGGGCCGCCACGACGACgcgtgcgccgccgccgccgtcgacTATCTCCAACACTATCGG ATGATATCAGCGTACAGGGCGACGTGTACAATATGCGACAAGACGCTGACTTGGACATCTGTGGCCACACTCAGGAGACATCTGCAGAGACAACATCCAGAAGTTACTGTCGTAGGAGATCACGTGAGTTCCTTAAATGTTGCCTCATTTGTAACTACGTCATTGTACAAAATCATTTTTACGCTTATTACATTGAAGAAAACTTATCCTAGtactaatataaattaa
- the LOC119692884 gene encoding uncharacterized protein LOC119692884 isoform X1 translates to MSRTSHSQFAQIVDFMERNGDLSTPGNTALGRFTAATKWEELTDILNSDGSGMPKKVDKWKKVWSDYKNNTKKKAKRIQRATCCPEGGPKHVAPLTDLEKRVLVLTHNELLQVNIEETPNLSLVMQCCITLIQSHGSVVERVIDDPAFQKILTLTSLTAEERGRVTSEGVRGMMEGEEEDCEETDTSEVQEHANETETQDPTAIKDEIGVIHWQCSCDEISGRHDDACAAAAVDYLQHYRISLDEATCAICDETFTWKSVATLREHLQRKHPDVTVIGDHDDAEIPNAPPSPPSIKLIKVDPLDQIPPANKKRKLNPAADNEPIIIQHDVSSLDRFKSIDHKPYEEFKSLDQFGLYVASLLKLLPRKRCIKYQNQIVDRLLKDLAAAA, encoded by the exons atgtCCCGCACATCACACTCACAATTCGCACAAATTGTAGATTTTATGgaaag GAATGGGGACTTAAGCACGCCTGGCAATACCGCGCTCGGCCGGTTCACCGCTGCTACCAAGTGGGAAGAGCTCACAGACATCCTCAACTCAGACGGCAGCGGCATGCCCAAGAAAGTGGACAAGTGGaaaaag GTGTGGAGTGACTATAAAAACAACACAAAGAAGAAGGCTAAACGGATCCAGCGCGCTACCTGTTGTCCAGAAGGCGGTCCAAAGCATGTTGCACCACTGACGGACCTGGAGAAGCGAGTGTTGGTCCTGACCCACAATGAGCTTCTACAAGTTAATATTGAGGAA ACACCCAACCTATCACTAGTGATGCAATGCTGCATAACACTGATCCAGTCTCACGGTTCTGTAGTGGAGCGAGTTATAGATGACCCAGCCTTCCAGAAGATATTGACACTCACTTCGCTCACAGCAGAGGAGCGGGGGCGAGTCACCTCCGAGGGAGTCAGGGGTATGATGGAAGGGGAGGAAGAGGACTGTGAAGAGACG GATACAAGCGAAGTGCAGGAACATGCAAATGAGACTGAAACTCAAGATCCTA CTGCAATAAAGGACGAGATCGGCGTCATTCACTGGCAGTGTTCGTGCGACGAGATCTCGGGCCGCCACGACGACgcgtgcgccgccgccgccgtcgacTATCTCCAACACTATCGG ATATCATTGGACGAGGCGACGTGTGCAATATGCGACGAAACATTCACTTGGAAGTCTGTGGCCACACTCAGGGAACATCTGCAGAGAAAACACCCTGATGTTACTGTCATAGGAGACCAT GATGATGCCGAAATACCGAATGCTCCGCCGTCACCGCCAAGCATTAAACTAATAAAGGTCGACCCATTGGACCAAATCCCGCCAGCCAATAAGAAACGCAAACTGAACCCCGCCGCAGACAACGAACCAATCATAATACAGCACGACGTTTCCTCATTGGACAGATTCAAGAGTATAGACCATAAGCCATATGAAGAATTCAAGAGTCTCGACCAGTTCGGCCTCTACGTAGCCTCGTTGCTGAAACTGCTGCCCAGGAAGAGGTGCATCAAGTATCAGAACCAGATAGTGGACAGGCTGTTGAAGGACCTGGCGGCCGCCGCCTAG
- the LOC105388474 gene encoding uncharacterized protein LOC105388474 has protein sequence MSVHKRDRSVNFTQKEVELLNELLAAHIHIIENKKSDATVWQEKEQSWVTIEAQFNSRSGEYFRSAKTLKAKYEGMKRIERKKARTLGNCQPEGSSPAGGPSFTPKFAGAAFKKSHFSMIMKYCIQLICKHGPAADRVINDSAFQQILALTSLTEEERGRVTSENVRAMIETGGEEDYSELDDTRSGMGDDDDTENETAAPVSIKQEVEVSYWPGSDEEDEGNHESCTDYLKHYRISSSNEATCTICDKTFTHNSATTLKEHLWSSHPYATGIGDEDDEEKQKDPLKPPTEIKHIKENPQPETPPANKKRKIEPPVNNEPITTQHDASSLDRFKGIDHPHQEFKSLDQFGLYVASLLKLLPRKRCIKYQNQIVDRLLKDLAAAA, from the exons ATGTCGGTGCACAAGCGCGATAGAAGCGTCAACTTTACACAAAAAGAAGTGGAACTACTAAACGAGTTATTAGCCGCTCATATACACATTATTGAGAACAAGAAGAGTGATGCGACGGTCTGGCAAGAGAAGGAACAGTCTTGGGTGACCATAGAGGCCCAGTTCAACAGCAGAAGTGGCGAGTACTTCCGAAGTGCCAAGACGTTGAAAGCCAAGTATGAGGGCATGAAAAGGATTGAAAGGAAAAAGGCAAGGACACTTGGTAATTGCCAGCCAGAGGGTTCTAGCCCCGCGGGAGGGCCTAGTTTTACTCCTAAGTTTGCTGGTGCTGCATTCAAG AAGTCCCATTTCTCTATGATAATGAAGTACTGCATACAGCTGATCTGCAAGCATGGTCCGGCCGCAGACCGGGTCATCAACGACTCTGCTTTCCAGCAGATCCTCGCGCTCACCTCGCTCACAGAGGAAGAGCGGGGACGGGTCACCTCTGAGAATGTGAGAGCTATGATTGAGACTGGTGGTGAAGAAGACTACAGTGAATTAGAT GATACAAGAAGTGGAATGGGAGACGATGATGACACTGAGAATGAAACTGCAGCACCAG TATCCATAAAGCAGGAGGTTGAAGTGAGCTACTGGCCTGGCTCTGATGAAGAGGATGAAGGAAACCATGAGTCATGCACTGACTACTTGAAGCACTACCGg ATATCATCATCAAATGAGGCGACTTGCACAATATGTGACAAAACATTCACTCACAACTCTGCGACTACCCTCAAAGAACACCTGTGGTCCAGCCACCCGTACGCCACTGGCATAGGAGAT gaagacGATGAAGAAAAACAGAAAGATCCACTGAAACCACCGACAGaaataaaacacataaaagaaaatcCACAACCCGAAACCCCGCCAGCCAATAAGAAGCGCAAGATCGAACCACCTGTCAACAACGAACCAATCACGACGCAGCACGACGCTTCCTCATTGGACAGATTCAAGGGCATAGACCATCCACATCAAGAGTTCAAGAGTCTCGACCAATTCGGCCTCTACGTGGCCTCGTTGCTGAAACTGCTGCCCAGGAAGAGGTGCATCAAGTATCAGAACCAGATAGTGGACAGGCTGTTGAAGGACCTGGCGGCCGCCGCCTAG